The Paenibacillus beijingensis nucleotide sequence ATAAGGCAGCAAACAAGGCGATGAACACCAGTCTGCGAATTTGGATACGGGATGACATGTTAAACCGACTCCTTTTATGTAACATCTTGATATGTTAACCTATATGATATGTTTTCGGTTAACATTCTGCATTCTAACATACGGAAATCGATTTTGGGAAGAGGGTTTGGGGGAAAAGTTTTGATGCCTTCATGGATGGTTTTAATGGAGCGGGTCGATGTTTATCCGCCGGAACTTCCGGCCGCTGCAGGCGGCGGGGCGATTGTACGCGGTATCGGTCTGGCGATATACGCGGGGGAATGGATCAACGTGACGGGCCGGAACGGCAGCGGTAAAAGCACGCTTGCCCGCGTCATTGCCGGATTCGGAAGATTCCGGGTCGAAGGCGTCGTTCGGCGCCGCTTCGACGGCCGCTTTCAAGGGGCCGCGCTGCCGCTTGTGCTGCAGCGTCCGGAGGAGGCGCTGATCGGCTCCACGCCGTGGGAGGATGTGTCGCTTACGCTGGAGCATCTTGGCATGACATGCGGTCAGATCGAGAAAGCGGCGGTCGCTGCGCTCACGCGGCTCGGACTGGAGAGCTGCATGCACCGCCCGTTCGCCGAGCTGTCCGGCGGCCAGAAACAGCTGACCGCTGCGGCCGGCTGTCTTGCGTCCGGAGCGCCGATGCTTATATTGGACGAGGCGACCTCGATGCTTGATCCGGATTCGTCCGCGCTTGTGCTGCAGGCGCTGCGGCGGTTGAACGGAGAAGGGGTGACGGTGCTGTGGGTGACGCAGAAGCTGGAGGAGCTGCGGCGCGGCGACAGGCTGCTCGCCGTCGATAACGGACGGATCGTGTATGACGGCCTTGCGGAACGTTTTTTTGCCCGTCCGGCAATAGGGGAGGACTTTCATCAAGGACTAGAGGGTGGAAGCCCGTGCGAGCGGA carries:
- a CDS encoding energy-coupling factor ABC transporter ATP-binding protein, translating into MPSWMVLMERVDVYPPELPAAAGGGAIVRGIGLAIYAGEWINVTGRNGSGKSTLARVIAGFGRFRVEGVVRRRFDGRFQGAALPLVLQRPEEALIGSTPWEDVSLTLEHLGMTCGQIEKAAVAALTRLGLESCMHRPFAELSGGQKQLTAAAGCLASGAPMLILDEATSMLDPDSSALVLQALRRLNGEGVTVLWVTQKLEELRRGDRLLAVDNGRIVYDGLAERFFARPAIGEDFHQGLEGGSPCERTGLHPPYVVETAWELQRLGITFADMPLTPEDLASEVDRYG